In a genomic window of bacterium:
- a CDS encoding adenylate/guanylate cyclase domain-containing protein: MPKTAINTDFVQRALKQITENDHGIRHLDKLQEWITQCSDTEATSINLYRLSESWGVDIRELTALFLWATKFGLFDLHWNIRCPMCNGKTENHDSLGHMHSGSHCVMCKSDFVCELDNTIEVTFSISGNVRPLPENTGEGKSAPADQRLNGFQIINSPIFRKYFSDELLSEQENLSVRHVAIMFTDLKGSTQMYQQLGDARAFKIVRQHFDVLEQAIHAHGGVIVKTIGDAVMASFAKTSEAVGAAIDAQKKFRTFNESMQLQDGVTIRIGIHVGNSLMVTLNNRLDYFGTMVNIAARVEALGDGNEILITRNVFDDLGVKNELLSRAQSIQPFTARLKGIRDEQKVMKVVYN, from the coding sequence ATGCCGAAAACAGCCATCAATACTGATTTTGTACAGCGTGCGCTGAAGCAAATAACGGAAAATGACCATGGAATACGTCATTTAGATAAACTACAAGAATGGATCACTCAATGCAGCGATACCGAGGCGACTTCGATCAATTTATACCGATTATCCGAATCGTGGGGCGTGGATATACGCGAACTGACCGCTCTTTTTTTATGGGCTACCAAGTTCGGGTTATTTGATCTGCACTGGAATATTCGCTGCCCGATGTGCAACGGCAAAACGGAAAACCATGATTCGCTCGGGCATATGCATTCGGGCAGCCATTGCGTGATGTGCAAAAGCGATTTTGTATGTGAGCTTGATAACACCATCGAAGTGACATTTAGCATCAGCGGCAACGTACGCCCGCTACCGGAAAATACGGGTGAAGGAAAAAGCGCACCGGCGGATCAGAGGTTGAACGGATTTCAGATCATCAATTCACCGATTTTTCGTAAGTACTTTTCCGATGAACTTCTTTCCGAGCAGGAAAATTTGTCCGTTCGCCATGTTGCAATCATGTTTACCGATCTCAAAGGTTCGACGCAAATGTATCAGCAACTCGGCGATGCGCGGGCTTTTAAAATCGTTCGACAACATTTTGACGTACTCGAACAAGCCATCCATGCCCACGGCGGTGTGATCGTCAAAACTATCGGCGACGCCGTCATGGCCAGTTTTGCTAAAACATCCGAGGCCGTCGGTGCCGCGATCGATGCCCAAAAAAAATTCCGCACGTTTAACGAAAGTATGCAGTTGCAAGACGGCGTGACGATACGCATCGGTATTCACGTGGGTAATTCTTTGATGGTGACGCTCAATAACCGGCTTGATTATTTCGGTACGATGGTCAATATCGCTGCCCGTGTCGAAGCGCTCGGGGATGGCAATGAAATTCTGATCACGCGCAATGTATTTGATGATCTCGGCGTAAAAAACGAATTGCTGTCACGCGCGCAGAGTATCCAACCGTTTACTGCGCGGCTCAAAGGAATTCGCGACGAACAAAAAGTCATGAAAGTAGTGTATAACTAA
- a CDS encoding phosphoserine transaminase — translation MSKPSVKPQNTFFSSGPCAKRPGWSADQLPSRTVGRSHRAKVSKAVIEEVIAKSKQILGVPDDYRLGIVPGSDTGAIEMALWNFFGHPSVESRGIDMLAWENFGYEWVYDVEKQLKIVNVRPMVVPYGQIPDLTQVDFHHDVVFTWNGTTSGVCVPDATWIPDDREGLTICDATSAVFAMPIDWKKIDVLTYSWQKSMGGEGAHGVLILSPRAIQRLESFPPIIAMPKVFTILKKGKLNEEIFTGATINTPSMLCIEDALDSLNWMIREGGLTAMIARSQQSLSEIKTWIASSPRYAFLAENPKTISNTSVCLKLKSDMYLSLSPDAQVKFAKDVAALLEKEGAAYDIGSYRDAPPGLRIWCGATINPADVKLLLPWLDWAHDEIARTLKF, via the coding sequence ATGAGCAAACCATCCGTCAAACCTCAAAACACATTTTTTTCATCCGGTCCTTGCGCCAAACGTCCGGGTTGGAGCGCCGATCAGCTCCCGTCACGTACCGTAGGACGTTCTCATCGCGCTAAAGTTTCGAAGGCCGTAATCGAAGAAGTCATTGCAAAATCCAAACAAATTCTCGGTGTTCCCGATGATTACCGGCTCGGGATCGTACCCGGCTCGGATACCGGTGCCATCGAAATGGCGTTATGGAATTTTTTCGGCCACCCTTCCGTAGAATCGCGGGGCATTGATATGCTGGCTTGGGAAAATTTTGGGTATGAATGGGTCTATGATGTCGAAAAACAATTGAAAATAGTCAACGTACGTCCGATGGTAGTTCCATACGGGCAAATCCCGGATCTCACGCAGGTTGACTTTCACCACGATGTAGTTTTTACGTGGAACGGCACAACCTCCGGTGTTTGTGTTCCTGATGCAACGTGGATACCTGACGATCGTGAGGGTCTGACGATATGCGATGCAACTTCGGCCGTATTTGCCATGCCTATAGACTGGAAAAAAATAGATGTGCTCACGTATTCGTGGCAAAAATCCATGGGCGGTGAAGGTGCCCACGGTGTTTTGATCCTATCGCCGAGGGCCATTCAGCGGCTGGAGTCTTTTCCTCCGATCATCGCTATGCCCAAAGTTTTTACGATTTTAAAAAAAGGAAAACTCAACGAAGAGATCTTCACCGGTGCCACGATCAATACCCCATCCATGTTGTGCATCGAAGATGCCTTGGACTCATTAAATTGGATGATCCGTGAAGGCGGATTAACAGCTATGATCGCGCGTTCGCAGCAAAGCTTATCGGAAATAAAAACATGGATTGCCTCATCGCCGCGGTATGCTTTTCTCGCAGAAAATCCGAAAACGATTTCCAATACATCCGTCTGTCTAAAATTGAAGTCCGACATGTATCTGTCGCTGTCTCCGGATGCACAAGTCAAATTTGCCAAAGATGTTGCCGCATTGCTCGAAAAAGAAGGTGCGGCTTACGACATCGGTTCCTATCGTGATGCACCTCCCGGTCTGCGCATCTGGTGCGGTGCGACGATCAATCCGGCGGATGTAAAATTATTACTTCCCTGGCTTGATTGGGCTCATGACGAAATTGCACGTACTTTGAAATTCTAA
- a CDS encoding phosphoglycerate dehydrogenase, whose product MIKILISDKLSPAATEIFQRHGITADVRHGLTKEQLIEIIADYDGLAVRSETKVTREVIERATRLKVIGRAGIGVDNVDVPAATARGIVVMNTPFGNSVTTAEHAVAMMMALARRIPQASTSTHAGKWEKSKFMGVELTGKTLAVIGCGNIGSIVADRARGLRMRVLAYDPFLTRERAESLGIEKTELDDAIAQADFITLHTPLTDATRHLFDAARLARCKKGARIINCARGGLIHEPALKSAIDSGHIAGAALDVFEVEPAKENILFGMEHVVLTPHLGASTNEAQENVALQIAEQMSDFLNTGAITNAVNIPSISAAEATALKPYFKLARQIGTLAGQLQQSPIQSITFEYEGHVAALNTKPLNLLLAQGVMVAFDQNVNMVNALYIAKERGMTVSETKIESEGNYKTLIRLRIVTEKESFSCSGTLFDGDKPRIVEVNGITLEAVLSASMLFSTNDDKPGFIGNLGKILGDADINIAHFHLGRNQGKTEAMALVTVDSPVHSDVISTIKKLPSVRRVVALDFSGVV is encoded by the coding sequence ATGATTAAGATTCTTATCTCCGACAAACTCAGCCCTGCCGCTACGGAAATTTTCCAACGGCACGGCATTACGGCGGATGTTCGCCACGGATTGACCAAAGAACAACTGATCGAAATCATCGCGGATTACGACGGACTTGCCGTTCGCTCTGAAACCAAAGTCACACGCGAAGTGATCGAACGCGCCACACGGCTCAAAGTCATCGGACGGGCCGGTATCGGCGTGGACAATGTGGATGTGCCGGCGGCCACGGCACGCGGTATCGTCGTGATGAATACGCCGTTTGGCAATTCTGTCACTACGGCCGAACACGCCGTGGCTATGATGATGGCGCTTGCCCGGCGCATTCCGCAAGCCAGCACTTCCACCCATGCCGGCAAGTGGGAAAAAAGTAAATTTATGGGTGTGGAATTGACCGGAAAAACACTTGCCGTAATCGGTTGCGGTAATATCGGCAGCATTGTTGCCGACCGCGCACGCGGATTGCGAATGCGTGTTTTAGCGTATGATCCGTTTTTAACACGGGAACGTGCGGAGTCGCTCGGCATTGAAAAAACCGAATTGGACGACGCGATAGCACAAGCTGATTTTATCACACTGCATACACCGCTCACCGACGCGACACGCCATCTTTTCGATGCGGCACGATTAGCACGTTGCAAAAAAGGCGCACGAATTATCAACTGCGCACGCGGCGGACTTATTCACGAACCGGCATTGAAATCGGCCATCGATTCGGGACATATCGCCGGAGCCGCACTGGACGTGTTTGAAGTCGAGCCCGCCAAAGAAAATATTTTATTCGGCATGGAGCATGTCGTGCTGACGCCCCATTTGGGCGCTTCAACCAACGAGGCTCAGGAAAACGTCGCATTGCAAATCGCGGAACAAATGTCCGATTTTCTCAACACGGGTGCGATCACCAATGCGGTGAATATTCCCTCCATATCCGCCGCCGAAGCCACGGCACTCAAGCCTTATTTCAAATTAGCGCGCCAGATCGGAACATTAGCCGGCCAACTCCAGCAATCGCCTATTCAATCAATCACCTTTGAATACGAAGGACACGTTGCCGCGCTCAATACTAAGCCGCTCAATTTACTTTTAGCACAAGGTGTCATGGTCGCATTTGATCAAAACGTCAACATGGTCAACGCGTTATATATTGCTAAAGAACGCGGCATGACCGTAAGTGAAACTAAAATCGAATCCGAAGGAAATTACAAAACTCTAATTCGCTTGCGGATCGTTACCGAAAAAGAATCATTCAGTTGTTCAGGTACACTCTTTGACGGCGACAAACCGCGCATCGTAGAGGTCAATGGCATCACACTGGAAGCCGTTCTAAGCGCATCGATGCTTTTCAGTACCAATGATGACAAACCCGGTTTTATCGGTAATCTTGGAAAAATTTTAGGTGACGCGGACATCAATATAGCCCACTTTCATCTCGGTCGTAATCAAGGCAAGACTGAAGCGATGGCACTCGTAACCGTCGATTCGCCCGTTCATTCTGATGTCATCAGTACGATAAAAAAATTGCCCAGTGTACGACGTGTCGTGGCATTAGATTTTTCGGGCGTCGTTTAA
- a CDS encoding SRPBCC family protein → MGNTIRLHRVLKATPEKIYRAFTDTDAMARWLPPHGFTCKVHHMDVKIGGTFRMSFTNFTTMKSHAFGGEFLELTPYERIRYTDKFDDPNLPGEMMVTVVLKKVLCGTELNISQENIPEVIPPEMCYLGWQESLSYLAHLVEPEIQE, encoded by the coding sequence ATGGGAAACACGATTCGTCTACACCGCGTTTTGAAGGCTACTCCGGAAAAAATCTACCGCGCATTTACAGATACCGATGCGATGGCGCGCTGGCTGCCGCCGCACGGATTCACGTGCAAAGTGCATCACATGGATGTAAAAATAGGCGGTACGTTTAGAATGTCTTTTACTAATTTCACAACGATGAAAAGTCATGCGTTTGGCGGTGAATTTTTGGAGCTTACACCGTATGAACGTATTCGCTACACGGATAAATTTGACGATCCCAATCTTCCCGGCGAAATGATGGTTACGGTGGTCTTAAAAAAAGTTTTGTGCGGTACGGAATTGAACATATCGCAAGAAAATATACCGGAGGTCATTCCGCCTGAAATGTGTTATTTAGGTTGGCAGGAGTCTTTGTCGTATCTTGCGCATCTGGTAGAGCCTGAGATTCAAGAGTAA
- a CDS encoding GNAT family N-acetyltransferase has product MNDDVLICDSGLACDTFNIITNLVFSRSNINTVRDYIRTTRRPFSCWVGPGRCTPSQSRILEENGFEFVESEKAMWLDLNQIHEVPPIENFAMRKVLSDSDVLSFAHITASNWTPPDQNVIAFYTMIAGMASKKKCPIEFFIGNYEDEPVCTAEVVMENNVAGLYNVSTRASHRRKGLGWATTMFCLLEAKKRDCTAAVLQASVEGVPLYKKIGFIDVGEYQEYRLNERFT; this is encoded by the coding sequence ATGAACGATGACGTATTGATCTGCGATTCGGGATTGGCGTGTGATACATTTAATATCATCACCAATTTGGTTTTTTCCCGATCAAATATAAATACCGTCAGAGATTATATCCGGACTACACGGCGTCCATTTTCTTGTTGGGTCGGCCCGGGGCGGTGCACGCCTTCCCAATCTCGTATACTGGAAGAAAATGGATTTGAATTCGTCGAGTCAGAAAAGGCGATGTGGCTTGATTTGAATCAAATTCACGAGGTTCCGCCTATTGAAAATTTCGCGATGCGAAAGGTTTTATCCGATAGCGATGTGCTGAGTTTTGCTCACATAACGGCAAGTAATTGGACGCCACCTGATCAAAATGTCATCGCATTTTACACGATGATTGCTGGGATGGCGTCTAAAAAAAAATGCCCTATTGAATTTTTTATAGGAAATTACGAAGACGAACCCGTTTGTACGGCCGAAGTCGTGATGGAGAATAACGTGGCCGGTCTTTATAACGTAAGTACGCGTGCATCGCATCGAAGAAAGGGATTGGGTTGGGCGACGACTATGTTTTGCCTTCTGGAAGCCAAAAAAAGAGACTGCACGGCAGCTGTATTGCAAGCATCGGTTGAAGGTGTTCCGCTCTATAAAAAAATCGGTTTTATAGATGTGGGTGAATATCAAGAGTACAGACTGAACGAGCGTTTTACATAA